One genomic segment of Diceros bicornis minor isolate mBicDic1 chromosome 13, mDicBic1.mat.cur, whole genome shotgun sequence includes these proteins:
- the TMEM222 gene encoding transmembrane protein 222, protein MAEAEGSSPLLLPPPPPPPGMAEVEVATAAETDKKQFSGSGSGAMDVERSRFPYCVVWTPIPVLTWFFPIIGHMGICTSTGVIRDFAGPYFVSEDNMAFGKPAKYWKLDPAHVYASGPNAWDTAVHDASEEYKHRMHNLCCDNCHSHVALALNLMRYNNSTNWNMVTLCFFCLLYGKYVSIGAFVKTWLPFILLLGIILTISLVFNLR, encoded by the exons ATGGCGGAAGCGGAAGGGAGTTCGCCGCTGCTGTTGCCGCCGCCGCCACCCCCGCCCGGGATGGCGGAAGTGGAGGTGGCGACGGCGGCCGAGACGGACAAGAAGCAGTTTAGCGGCTCGGGTAGCGGCGCCATGGACGTGGAGCGGAGCCGCTTCCCCTACTGCGTGGTGTGGACGCCCATCCCGGTGCTCAC GTGGTTTTTCCCCATCATTGGTCACATGGGCATCTGTACATCCACAGGAGTCATTCGGGACTTCGCTGGCCCCTACTTTGTCTCG GAAGACAACATGGCCTTTGGGAAGCCTGCTAA GTACTGGAAGTTGGACCCTGCTCACGTATATGCTAGTGGGCCCAATGCGTGGGACACAGCTGTGCACGACGCCTCTGAGGAGTACAAGCACCGCATG cACAACCTCTGCTGTGACAACTGCCACTCACATGTGGCGTTGGCCCTGAACCTGATGCGCTACAATAACAGCACCAACTGGAACATGGTCACACTGTGCTTCTTCTGCCTGCTCTATGGGAAATACGTCAG CATCGGGGCCTTCGTGAAGACCTGGCTGCCCTTCATCCTTCTCCTGGGCATCATCCTAACCATCAGCCTGGTCTTTAACCTTCGGTGA